One Nicotiana sylvestris chromosome 12, ASM39365v2, whole genome shotgun sequence genomic window carries:
- the LOC138883818 gene encoding uncharacterized protein, producing MTSNIAESLNAVTKDARELPIFDLFEYMRTLLERWTKEKLSKAKGTFTYLGHKYNKELEDNSTLSQKLRVRASTDHIHTVLDGVKRYIVCLENKKCSCGQFQLDELPCAHALAALRHRNETYENYCSPYYTRKSLLLTYEMPVNPLPDEGKWDVSQHILDEVVKPPTGDKRQPWRPHKERYKTFDEIKSKKYKVSCGNCGGEEHNKRTCKNAPKKK from the exons ATGACGTCAAACATTGCCGAGTCGTTGAATGCTGTAACAAAAGATGCAAGAGAGCTTCCAATATTTGATCTATTTGAGTATATGAGGACTCTTCTTGAACGTTGGACAAAAGAAAAGTTATCGAAGGCAAAGGGTACTTTCACATACCTTGGTCACAAATACAACAAAGAATTGGAAGACAATAGTACATTATCTCAGAAACTGAgg gtgagggcttcaacagatcatatacatactgtgttagatggtgtgaagcggtacattgtgtgtctagaaaacaagaaatgtagctgtggacaattccaacttgatgaacttCCATGTGCGCATGCTTTGGCAGCATTAAGGCATAGGAATGAAACATACGAAAACTATTGCTCTCCGTATTACACAAGGAAGAGCCTTCTGCTTACCTATGAAATGCCAGTAAATCCTCTTCCTGATGAAGGCAAATGGGATGTGTCACAACATATTTTGGATGAGGTAGTAAAGCCACCGACGGGAGATAAAAGGCAGCCATGGAGACCTCACAAGGAAAGATATAAAACATTTGATGAAATAAAGTCAAAGAAATACAAGGTGTCATGTGGCAATTGTGGAGGTGAAGAGCATAACAAAAGAACTTGCAAGAATGCGCCGAAAAAGAAATGA